A section of the Longimicrobiales bacterium genome encodes:
- a CDS encoding YtxH domain-containing protein — protein sequence MNSDQEGLVVSFALGIVLGAIIGTGVGLLASPQSGKLPRLTVTRRARRVQAAASGSLDHLAPT from the coding sequence ATGAATTCCGATCAGGAAGGTCTGGTCGTCAGTTTCGCATTGGGCATCGTGCTCGGTGCGATCATCGGCACGGGAGTGGGGTTGCTTGCTTCGCCTCAGTCGGGGAAGCTTCCCCGACTGACGGTTACTCGTCGGGCCAGACGAGTCCAGGCGGCGGCATCGGGCAGTCTCGACCACCTCGCCCCGACCTGA